The region ACGCCACGGAGTTCGTAGCGGCCTACGAGCACTTCGCGGCCGGACATATCGTCTCGGTAGCCCACCTTGCGGGAGGGTAAACCATCACCGCGCGGCGGCTTCACTCGCGGTGCGCCGGGCCGGCGCGTGCCACCGCATCGGCGGACCCGATTCCCCGCAGCTGCGCCGCGACACCGACGCGCACGACGACATCCAGTTCCTCGACAGTGCAGCCCGTCAGTGCGGCGCCCATCGCCTCGGCCACCGTCTTCGCGGTCGCGCACGCGACGGCCGGGCCCGACGACACCTGCGCGGCGGCACGCACCGCCGCGAGATCGGCGGCGGCCTGCGCCCGGTGCCGGGCGACCACCGCCGATCCGACCATCGCCGCGCCCGTGGTCACGGCGACCAGCACGAGCACCATCATCACCGCGAGGACCGTCGCCGACCCTCGCTCGTCACCCATCCGGTTCCAGCGCCGAGACGCCCCGCGCGGCGATCTTCAGGCCCGGCAGCAGCGCCGAGGTGGAGGTGACCGTCGCGACCACGAACTCACCGTCGCGGCGGACGTCGACGGCGGCGTCCGCGGGCGCGACCTTCCGTGCCGCCGCGGTGGCACCCGCGTCGTCGCCGCGGGCCGCCAGCCGGGCGGCCTCCCGGGCGGCGTCGACACATCGCACCTGCATGGACACCGCCGTGAGGCCGGCCGCGCAGACCACCAGGACCGCGACCAGCGACAGGATCGCGAAGGCGGCCTCGACGGTGACCGCGCCCGAGTCACCCGTCAGACG is a window of Mycolicibacterium chubuense NBB4 DNA encoding:
- a CDS encoding Rv3654c family TadE-like protein; the protein is MGDERGSATVLAVMMVLVLVAVTTGAAMVGSAVVARHRAQAAADLAAVRAAAQVSSGPAVACATAKTVAEAMGAALTGCTVEELDVVVRVGVAAQLRGIGSADAVARAGPAHRE
- a CDS encoding TadE family type IV pilus minor pilin — encoded protein: MTGDSGAVTVEAAFAILSLVAVLVVCAAGLTAVSMQVRCVDAAREAARLAARGDDAGATAAARKVAPADAAVDVRRDGEFVVATVTSTSALLPGLKIAARGVSALEPDG